The following DNA comes from Sediminitomix flava.
AAGTCAGAGATGCTACGTTCTCCATCAATTTTATCACCTGCTCCAGCTTCATGTACAAATTCATATCCCGCAGTTAAGGATAAGAGATCTCCTGATTTTCTGAATTCAGTTTTGTGATTAAATGACTTAATCCAATCTTTTGTATACTCTTGAGCTAAAAACTCTTTAATACCAGAAATACCATTAACAGAGTAGGTTTTCTTTTCTCTTTCGAAATCTGTAAAAGCAAAAAATGTATGAAGACGAGTATCTTTATTGAATCTATATTCTGCCTGTAGATATTGCATTAATCTACTTGTTTCGTACTCGTCATCAATTGCATAAGCTTCTTGACCTACACCCTGTGGTTCACCCAAATCTCTAATGACTTCAGCCATATTATCTAGGCGATAAAAAATATCCCATCGTTGAGAATTGTAACGAAGCAATCCGCCTGTTTGCAGTTGCTTTTTGGGTAACCATTCATGTCCTCTTTTTTCTAGAGCATCAGCTTTCCAACCATAAAATTGGTTATAAGCTAGGTCGGTCACCAAAGTAATTCTATCGGTTATTTGTGCACCTGCTCGAACAATTTGAGCTCTTTTCCCTTGATCTAATCCATACTCAGAACCTACTGATTCTTCTTGCAATACCACATTTAGATTTAGATCATTGCTCAAAGATTTTTTGGTAATAATATTGATAACTCCAGCCAATGCATCTGCCCCAAAACTCACTGCCATAGGCCCTTCAATAATCTCGATACGCTCAATGTTATTGACATTAACTTGCCCGAAGTCAACAGCGTTCTCAACTCCTACACCACCAGCCATCGGTACTCCATCCATCAATACTTTTACATATTTTGCTGACAAGCCCTGCATCGTAATATTGGAAGAACCAGTTGCCCCGTCTTGTTCAAAGCGAATATTGGTCATATTCTGAAGAACTGATTCTACACTTAAGGCTCCCATCTGCTGAATCTGAGAAGCTGAAACCGTTCTAATTTTATAAGTTGCATTACGAATAGATTGTGCCTCTGATAGACCTGTTACAACCACTTCGTCTAAACGAAAATCTTTGGGTTTTAGACGTATCGTTTTAGTCTCGTCAGATGGTATTGTTATTTGCTGTGCTTCATAATTAACATGATGTACAACAATGCTATATGCTTTAGCTATTTGGGGTAATTTTATTTTCCCTTTACGATCTGTGAATAGACAGAATTCCTCTTTTGACCCTACAGCTTTCCCAGCTACAACAACTCCAACGATACGTTCTTCTGTATTGGCATCAATACATGTTACTTCTTGCGCCATCAGAGTCGAAGTAATAATGAACAGTAAAGCTATGATGTTAAAAAGTACTTTCATGACTATTTATAGAGGTCTTAGTTTATTTATTTATTATTAGACTTATTCTAAATAATAAGTCAAATAAAAAGCACAGGCTTGGGGTACCTGTACTTTTAGGGTATACAATTAGATACGCTCGAAATTATCTACTAGCGTTCTCCAATTCTCATCTTCTGCTTGACCAGGTTTACGTAAACCGAAGAACTGAACAATCAACTTATTGTCATGATCAAATACTTCGATTGAAGTTACATGTCCATCTTCTGTTGGTTTCTTTACAACCCAAGCCGTATTGATATGTTCTTCGTTCAAATGCATGTTGAACTTAGGGTCCATGATATTTAACCAGTTACCCATAACCAATACACGTTTCACTACATCTTGATGAATCTGAATGTTACCACGGCTACTTGCAAAAATCATGATTGGAAGCTCAGTTTCTGCTGCTTGCTCCAATAAATCTTTCAAGTTTACAGGGTCTATTTTGTATGTAAATTCACCTTTTACCAATTCGCAAGCATCGTATCTGTCAGCTTTATATTTACGGATCATTCCAAAGAATTGGTGTGTGTCTTTCAACTCTCTCCAAGATTGTGTAAACTCTTCTTTGTCAATATCATGGATTGGCGTAGTTGACATGGGTTTGTAAGCTTCATAAGCCTGTACATCAGACTGATCTTCTGAGGTAAAATCAGCTACAAGCTTATCAAATGCCGCAATATCAGTATTTTCCTTCTTGTAAATTTTAATGACTGAATCCCCTTCTTTGTCATAGATATGAATACTCTCAGAGAATCCTTTTTTACTCTCTTGCTTCACAAAGAAACCTACAGCCCAATATTGCAAGAACATTCTTGTTTCAATAGGACCAATAGAAAGTCCAGTACTACCATCAGGCATTACGTTCGTTTTTCCAAAATCACCTTTATGCTCAAGTACACAAGCTTCATTTCGTGTAATACTCAATACCTCCTTCAATTCTGGTAAACGTTTTACAAAGTCAGCCCAATCCCCCGACAAACGAGTTACTTCACCATTTCCAATTTTTGATGCTAAAAGCTCAGCCTCAGAAACTCCAAGTTTTGTGGCAATATCACGAGGAAATATTCGCTTTCCTTCCGTATCAAAATTAGTCCAAGCTTCCAAAAGCTCTTTACCCTGTAGTCTTTGTGTACTAGTTGTCATATCTATATATGTATCGTTTTTAATTCTATTATTATAATTTGCTAAGCTGTCCATTGTCTTGCATGAGCTGAATCTGCCACCACAAAAGGACAATCAGTATCCGCACATTTCAGCATTCGTACAGGATGAGAAAACGTTTTCTCAATCACCCATGCCTTAAACACTTTTTCAACTTCTCCTTGAGCTACTTCTTTTCCATTTTTTATAAAAAGCATTCGGTCTGAGAATTGAGCAGCCACATTGAGGTCATGAACAATAGCTAATACGCCAATATGATCTCCGCATAGTTTTTTCACTAATTCAAACACTTGTTGTTGTTGAATGATGTCCATGTTGGAAGTAGGCTCATCCAGAAAAAGGTATTTGGGAGCATCATCTTCATCCCAAAGTTGGGTTAAAGCTCTAGCCAATTGTACACGCTGTTGTTCACCGCCCGAAAGACTACTAAATACTCTATCTTTAAACTGATAGGTATTTGTTTTATCCATCATTTCTGCGGCTAATTCCTTATCTCTTTTTACGCCTGTTGAATAAGGAAGTCGTCCCATCATTACCACCTCGTCTACGGTGTAAGGAAAACTCAACTGAAAATTTTGAGAAAGAACAGCCCGCTTTTTTGCTAAATCAGTTACCTTAAAGTCATTGATTCCTTTCTGATCAAAAGAAATTTGCCCTTCAGATAATGGTGTATCTCCTGTAAGAATCTTCAACAAAGTGGATTTACCCGCACCATTGGCTCCCAACACAGATAATAACTCTCCTGGCTTGACCTCTAGATTTAAATCGGATAGAATCTGATTTCCTCTGATCTGATGATGAATATGTTTTGCTGACAGCATATTAAGCGATATTTTTTGCTTTCCTTAAAAGATAAATAAAGAATGGAGCACCTAGCAATGAGGTAACAATACCTATTGGTAATTCTGAAGGGCTTACGATGACTCTCGAAACCGTGTCTGATAAAATCAACAGCGCTGCTCCTCCGAGCATTGAACCTGTAAGTACGGTTTTATGAGAAGCTCCAAAGATTGTTCTTACCATATGAGGTACTACCAAACCGATAAATCCTATAATTCCAGAAAGTGCGACTGCTGCCCCGACAGAAAGAGCTACCAAACACACCACAATTAGCTTCACTCTTTCTACATCAACTCCCAAGTACCTCGCTTCAGATTCTCCGAGTGCCATTGCATCTAAATCTTTAGCATATTTCAGTATATAAAGACTTGAAACAAACATAATTGGCCCTGCTAAGTAAAAATCTGACCATCTAGCTCCAGACAAATCACCCATACTCCAAAATGTAAAACTTCGAAGTTGTGTGTCATCAGCACTATAAACTACCAAACCAATGATTGCACCGATCAAAGCATTGATTGCAACCCCTGCCAAAATGAGGATAGAAACCTGCGTACCATTGTTCATTTTAGCTAATCGGTAAACTGCAAAAGTCACTAGCATACCGCCCAAAAAGGCTCCGAATGGTAGCATATAAGTACCTAGCTTATCTATAAATTCAAATGGTAAATACAGTTTGAAAACCATAATAAGGATTGCAAAAAGTGCTGCGCCACTTGACACCCCAACCAAACCTGGTTCAACCAAAGGATTTCGGAAAAGACCTTGCATTGAAGCTCCAGAAACAGCCAAGCTCATTCCAACTAATCCACCAAGTAGTACTCTTGGCATTCGAAGATTAAAAAGAACGATAGCTTGTCTATCCTCAAAGTTTCCTTCAATTATACCAGCCGAAATTTTCTCTAATAGAATAGCTACAACTTCTGAAATGGAAATTTCTACTGCTCCAATCGTAAGTGAAATACAAACTGAAATCACCAATAGCCCCCCGAGTCCTACAACTACATTGATATTCTTGAGGGCATCAGAACACTTGCTTAAAAAACTGCTCTTCTGCTTACTCATCTTTTATTGTATTGTTTGAAGTTTTGTCGCTAACTCTTGGATTGCTTCGCCAATTCTTGGACCGAAACCTGAAACAAAAGCACCATCCATCGCTATGATTTGTTTTTTCTTCCCAGCCGTAGTCTCTGCCACACCAGGGATAGTGAGCACACCTTCCATTCCTCCTAGACTTTCCAAACCAGACTCAAAGAACATTAGATAATCAGGATTTGCAGCAATCAATGCTTCAGGAGTCAATTTCTTATATCCGACTACATCAGTCACTGCCAACTCAGCTCCTGCAAGTGCTAAAATCTCTTCTGCAAAAGTTTCTTTCCCTAGAATATGCATTGCTCCTCGTCCTCTTGCATAGACCATCAATACTTTAGGTTTTTGAGCTTTTTCATTTGAAGCTAGAACAGGCGTACTAGTTTTCACTTTTTCAATCAACTGAGCTCCCTTTTCTTCTACTTTTAGTTCTTGGGCTACTTGTCCGATCAATTCATACAATTGATTGACTGATTTCTCTTTTGAATAGGTAATTATATTGATTCCAGCTTCTTGCAATTGAGCAATTACTTCTGCTTTCATTCCTTCTTCTGCCACCCAAACCTGATCTGGATTATGGGCTAAAATGCCTTCAGCGCTAATTTTTGAGACATGTCCAATTACAGCAGACTTCAATACTTCTTCTGGATATGTACTTGTAATATCTCTAGCAACTATCTGATTTGCAAACCCTAGCGCAGCAATTACTTCAGTCACTTGACCTCCAATACTTACGATACGAACATTTTGTTCACCGTCAACCTGCTCATTAGTTTTTTCTGAAGTTTTAGCCGAACAAGACACTACTAGTATTGCGATTAGGCTAACTAATATTGAAAAAATGGTCTTTTGCATATCTATAACTGTTTACTTCTTCTTATTTGGACTTATTTTAAATAACTAAGGCAAATATTATATTTATTTAGACCTATTACAAATAATAAACCAAGTTTGTTAATAAAAAAGAATTAAACACATAAGTAAAAACCACTTTTAACCCTGATAATCAATAGGTAAAACAAACTGTTAAAAAATACTCGTCAGAAAATGAGAGAGAACTGAAAGTGTATAAATGAAAAAAGGCAAGCCACTTGGCTTGCCTTCATATATCTATTTAGAATAAATCTTAGTCGTATTGTACGTAATTCTCCCAACGCTCCATTACTTGATGGATATCTTCTGGCAACTCTGAATCAAATTGCATGTATTTACCAGTAGTTGGATGAATAAAACCTAAAGTCTTGGCGTGTAAGCCTTGCCTTGGAAGTAAAGCCAATTGATTATCAATAAATTGCTTATACTTCGAAGTTTTAACTCCTTTCAGTACTTTATTTCCACCATACATTACATCTCCGAAAAGTGTATGTCCTATGGATTTCATGTGTACACGAATCTGATGTGTACGTCCTGTTTCCAATTGACACTGTATCAAAGAAACATAACGCATTCTCTTCAGAACTCTGTAATGTGTCACTGCATACTTCCCAACTTCACCTTCAGGATAAACCATACTTTGTCTACGATCTGTATAGCTCCTTCCGATATATCCTTCAATTGTACCATGATCTTCTTCAGGTTCTCCCCAAACAAGTGCATAATACATTCTGTCAATCGTATGATAATAGAACTGTCTTGACAAGTGATACATTGCATGATCGGTCTTAGCAATTACTAGAAGTCCTGATGTATCTTTATCAATTCGGTGTACAATTCCTGGTTTGTCTTCACCATTACATGCTGTCGGAAGATCTTTGAAATGGTAAGCCAAAGCATTCACTAGAGTATTTTCCCAGTTATTATGCCCTGGGTGTACTACCATACCAGGTTCTTTATTGATGACCAAAAGTTGATCATCTTCATATATAATATTTAAAGGAATGTCTTGAGGAATGACATCTGTTGGAGCTTCTTTTTCTGGTAAATAAATTACAATCTCATCTCCTGGTCTGATCTTGTAATTTGGCTTTACGATTTGCTCATTTACTAAAACTTCACCTCTAGTGATCCCTTTCTGAACTTTATTTCTAGTAATATTCGGTAAACGGTTCATCAAAAACTTGTCTATACGTAGCAGTTCTTGATTTTCTGTTACCGTCAATTTTAGGATTTCTAAATCTTCCTCTATTGAATGATCAAAATTAGGCTCTTGCTGTACACTCTTTTCTTTCTGATTCACCTTGAATTGTTGTGTATGATCCGTATCTGTTTTTAGTTTTCCAGCAAACTGCCCATTATCGTAATTCTCGTCCATTTCCATAACAACTAAATTTCAATTGAGAGCGAAAACAGCCTAAAAGTACTCGCAATGTGGAAAAACCAACTTCCAAAGTTAGTATTTTCTCAAGAAATAATCCTAATTAAAGATCGTATTTCCAAGACACTTCTCGGTCTAAACGCTGCATCAAAAAACTGAGACCTCTATAAAATAGTTTCCCTATTTAATTAACAGATTCTAAATGATAACTAAGAATAAATATTAAGAATTATAGATACAACCTCCAAAGCCCTCAATCTTCAAGGGTTTTAAAAACAAAAAACACAAAGCCTTTTCCAGACTTTGTGTGAGTTATAAAGTGAAAATACCTTATAAAAAATTCTTTTACTTTTTCTCTGATTTGATATCTACTGTTTCAACCCCAGAAAGAAGTTCTTTTAGCGCTTCTACTTTCTCATCAGTATCCACATTGATTTCAATCGAAAATGATTTTTTCTTATCCATAGTACAATAATTGAATGACCCTTTCACATATTATAATGCATAAAATGGCATTTCTATTGTAACATTTGAAGATAAATCCCTGAAAATAGTGATTATTAACTATGCGTTTACAATTTGGTCATCTGAAATAGGCTTGGGCAATTTAGGCATTTCAATCCTAAATTTACTCCCATGATTAATAATTGAATCTACAGAAATATTAAAACCGTGCTTGTGAATGATTTTCTTCGTGATAAAAAGTCCCAATCCGTTTCCTTGAATGGTTTTTGATTGATCTTCACTTCTGTAAAATGGCTCAAAAATATTTTGCAATTCCTCTTCAGCTATTCCAACACCAAAATCTTGAATCTGAGCAACTAATTTTGATTCATCAAATTCGAGGGAAATAATTGGTGAAGCCGCACCCTTAGAATACTTTAAGCTATTTGATATTAGATTTGTAAATACAATCCCTAATTGCTTGGGGTCAGCAACGATACAAAAAGGGTCTCCCGAAACTTTCAAAGTGACGTCACGTTTTTCTGGGTCTACATCTTTAATTTCATCAGCCAAAGATTCAATTAAACCTAAAATACAGGTTTCTTCTAATTCCAACTCCAAATCATCTGCTTGATGGTATTTCATCACATCTTGAATCAATTCATTTGCTCGGTCTATAGCCCTTTCTATTCTAAAAATTGATTTTTCAAAAAGCTCATCCCTACGCTCCATGTCTGAATTCCAAGTCATTTTTACCATTTCAAGATTTCCCTTGATAATAGTAAGTGGCGTTTTATACTGATGAGAGGATATACCTAAGATTAAGTCTTTGACATTTGCTAGATTCTGCTGTTTTTCAATACTTTTTTCAAGTTGTTGATTCTGCTTTTCTACCTCTCTACGCTTTTCTTCAAAGTCTCTTTTTGACAATCGTAATACCGAATACGAACCCCAAAAAGCAAACCATGTCACAAACAAAGTATCTAAATATGCGATTTCAGAAGTGAGAAATGGATAGCTCAAATCAAAGAAATAATCGAGAGTATGTAAGCCTAAATAATTGATGAGCGCGGTAGTATAAATATACTTATGACTCTTCGTTGGTGTAACCATATAAATTAATGCGAGCCCCACCATAAACATCATTGTAGAACCCAGACCTCTCCATCCATCACTAAAGAAGTACCCTATATTTAAACCCAAAAGAAGTAAAGCTCCCCATACAAAAGCTGCATTCTTTACAAATCGGTTTGTACGCGTAAAAAAATATAAAGTAGCAAAACCTACAAAACTCAGTATACAAGTGATGAGAAAAATTAGATGTTGAAAAATGTAAGGACTTGTTACTAAAAATGTCAAATAGCCAATACAAGCTAAAAAGCTCCCCATATTCAGCATTCGATGCTCAAACGAGAACGTTCCGGGGTCTCCTTCTATTTTTAGAATGATGTTTTTGAGCTTTTTACTCATACAAAACTTAATTGTAACCTATTTTTTATTTAGAATAAAATCCCGATTTGAATAACATACCTCAAACCTAAAGTCCAAGTAGAAAAAGTACCACGGGCAGAAATACCTTCATCCAATAATTCTTCTAATCCCGGAAATTTATCTTCAATGGCATCTTGTAATTCATCATAAAATTCACCTTGATCACCACTAAAATCACTGTCCAACTTAAGTGTCGCATTATATAATCCTAAACTCGGACCAAACATGATTAAGTCAAGCGTAAATCGTCTGAAGAATACAAACTGATACCCTAGTTCAAAACCAATATTCAATACATTGAACTTTGAAACTATAGGAATAATATCTGTTGACTGATTCATTGCATCAATCCTACTAATTGAATTTTCCAATTCAAAAGTATATAAAAGTGCATAGGGTCCGATATATAAACCATCGGGAGGTAAACCTCTATTCCTTTTTTTGAAATACCTTCTGTAGTCTAGTGCAAAATCAAATCCTCGATTTCTGTTTTCACCAGATATCAGAAAGTCGCCAACTCTTATATCTACTAATGACGGAAATTCTAATACACCAAAATTCATAGAAAGGGACTGATGCTTACCTAGAACACGTTCGTAGCCAAAAACCAAATTATTGGCTCCAAATAGTATTCGCGGGGTTATATTCCACCTAATGACATTCTTCCTATTTTTAGTGATTGTGCTGTCATATTCAACTTGGGCAAGCGTAAAAGAGGGCAATAGTAAGCAAACAAAAATGAGGATGCATCTCATAAATGAAAATAGGTAAACTGAAGCTGTAATCTGATTTTAGAAGTCAAAATGCATTCTTCCTTACTTGAGAAGTAGCTACTTTTTGCATTCTACGACCTAATTCTGAGATGAATTAAAAAATGGTTTTAGAATTCTTCTCTTTTTCATTTATAAATCAACTTTTCATCAACATCATCCATACTTCATAAAAAAGGAGATGAACCTCTGTTGATCCATCTCCTTTTCATACAGCTATCTTCTTTCTTTCAATCCCAAATTAGAACAACTTAGAGATGTTAATTCCAAAATCTAAACTATTAAGATTATAGCTTTGAGAAGGTGTTGGAGCTTCTCCTATTTTATCGATTAGTTTTACGCCTTTGGTACTTCCTCGGTAAGAAGCCCTAAAACCTACACTCCAAGTTTTTACAAACTGATAATCTAAGCCTGTTCCTAATTGGTAAGCTACAGATGAAGAATTGGTATGTCCAAAAAGCGTATTACTATCTTCAGTGCTGCTATCTGTGTTTCCTTCTGAAGTTCTAAGTTGTCCTCCATTTATTTTAGCATAACCAATTCCTGCATTAGCTACGAAATTCAATTTATCAGCAATCTTATTTCTATAAATAGGACCGATAGTCGCGTGAATACTACTCATTCCTTTCTCTTGAACATCACTCGGTAAAGATGTTTGAGAAAACTGATCTTTCACTTCATACATTCCCATCATCACATCCAAGCCTACACCAAAGTTTTCACCAATGTAATACCCCGACTCAATTCCGAAACCAAATCCTGTACTTTTATAGTAATCACTTATTTCTCCCAAAGGAACAGTCATTGCTGTTTTAAAGCCAAAATAGCCTTCTGCTTCATCAGAAGGTACATAAGCACTCAGATATGCTTCGGGATTCTGTTTCCCTTTTTCTTTGAAAGCTAAACCTGTTAGCCAATACCCAAGTTCTACTGACCCAATTCCAACACCTGCCCCTGCTACTACATCACCTACCCAATGGGCATTATTTAAGATACGAGTAACACCAGTTGTAGCAGCTAAGGTGTAACCTAAAACACTGTAAAGAGGATGAACTTCTCCGTATTCTTTATGAATTGCGTGTGCTCCTACAAATGCAAAAGTTGTATGAGCCGAAGGAAATGAATGATCTCCACCACTTGGTCTTGTATGATTAAAACCTCGTTTCATTTGATAAGCAACAACATCTGCAATAAGTCTCGATGCTCCTACTGCAATTGCTGTTCTATAAAACTTATGCTTTCCTTTTACACCTACTGCTTCCAAACCAACGGGTACTAAGTATAGATAACCCGCAAGATAATCATCATAATTATGTTTGAAATCGGGAGCAAAGTAATCTCGCTTCTCCTTTACATACTGATTTATATTACTTGCTTGAGAAATGGCATACCCTCCCAAAATGAGTGAAGCAGGTATTACGGTCGGTTTTACCCAAGCCTTTTGTTTTTTTGTGACGGATTCTTTCTCTGAGATATTGAAGTTAAGGTGACTTTGTGTGTAATTTTTTTCTTTTTTCTTTTTCTCTTCTTCCAATACTTGGGCACAAGCATACTTGGAATTCATACAGATACATAAGAATACGAGTAAGATAAATGGCATACATTGGTAGTTATGATGAATTAGACTTCAAAAAGTAAAAACCGTTTGAATGACAGTTCTTTATCATAAGTTATTATCCATTAAAATCTATTCATTAATTAGAGCTTATTTGGAACTAAAAACAATCAGTTTCAAATACTCTCGAACAGAATGTTATAAGATTATAGACTCAGACTTCCTCAGTCTTAATTCAAATTGATAGTTAATTAAAAAATCCCCTACACCTTTCGATTTATTGATAGAAGACGAAATACCAATAGAAAAAATAGTTCCAAAATCATTCGTACACACTGACTATTAACAATTTAAACTAGAAAGCTAATATTTTCCATTAGAATTTGTAGGCAGCAGAAAGCGAAACGAAGAATGATGATTTCCCATTTCCTGTTTCAGTAACATAATCGCCTGGCTCTAAGTATGACATAAAGCTTAAGAAGGTTAAATGAGGATTTGGGACATAAAAGATATCTAGCGCATATTGCGTTCCTATACTTTTTGCATCTGACTCAAATTCTGGAAAAGGACGTACTTGTTGAACTCCAGGCGAATAATTTCCATCTTCAATACTTTGTCTACTCAGAAAATATACACTAGCATTCATCATCATACCTTTTACGGGCTGTAAACCTACGATAGGACGAATATTTGTGATATTACTCGGGCCTAGTGGGGCTGCAAAGCCGAACAAAGGTTTTGGGTAGAGTGGGTCAAAAGTATTCAATTCATTGTCTGAATTATTCTGATCGCCTGTAATATAACTTCCAGCTAGTCCAATACTAGGTTTTAGAAATACTTTATCAAATACATAAGCCAGTTCTGCTGAAAAGTTAAAAGCATTAATTTTCAAATCATTGAATTTGCCAAATTGGTACATACTTTCGGCTTCAAGTCTGAACGTTGGTGAATAATGCCAAGCTCTAGTGCCTACAGTATGCCTTGTTTGTTCGCCATTTACCCAATTAAAGCTTCTCCGTTCTGATTTGAAACCAAAGTAGTAAAGATCTAATTTGATATCCTTCTGTTTTCGAGCATTAAGGTAGCTTCCCCATAAGTATTCCTCGATTCTGGTATTATCGAAAACTTCTGGGTTGATGATGACGGGTGTGCCTCCAAAAAGATGAAGATCAAATTTTTTATTATTGTAAATGAAACTTGCCGCATCAAAAGCCAATCGGTTATTTGGGCCTTCTCTAGAGGAGATTAATAAGCCATTTCCAAAATCAAACTCTTGTCTTCCTAAACGTACAAATGTGCTGTGAGAACTGTCTTTTACATCAAAGTGAAACTCCCCGAAAAGTTGATGAAGACCGAGACCATCTACTACAATTTCAGAAATAGGTTCATTAGGAGAGCCAAACTCATTTGTATTATTTAGTTGAGAAAAAACTCTGAATCTTTCTCCAAACCAAGCATCTGCATGAAGCATGATTCGGTGTTGGATAACCCCGTTTTTATCTTCGATAAATTCTGGTGGTAAATCTCCAAAATTAGAGTTTACTCGCAACTCATACCATTCTCGTATTTCTCCACCAAAAGAGAGTGTTATATTTTTCCCGATAGGAATAAATTTCAATTTATCAGTTCCTTTTGCCTGTATCGAATCCGATTTTAGATCACTGAAATCGTCTTGGTATCTAAGATTTTTGATAGGACCAAATTGAGCTTGTACAATTCCTTGAATATCGAGGAAAAGTAAAAGTGCTAATAGTAGTTTTTTCATGGTTTAGCTAAGTAAGATTGTTAGTGATTAGTTAGTTTTTGCAAGTTTAAAGTCGCTCATCATATCTGTGACAGGGTTTCTGTTTTTGAGACTAGAACCAACTCTTTTTAGCTCTTTTCTCATTTCATAAGCAGCATAAAGTCCTCCTAACAAATTACTTAATCCTAAGGCAATGAAAATTCCTTGTGCTCCGAAAAAATATCCTGCGATTGTAAGAGGTAAAGTGAGTCCGAAAGTTTTCACAAGCATAATTCGTAGAGCCTTCTGAGGTAATTGTAAGCCATTGAAAATTGCGATGGTCACAAGGTATAAGCCATGAAAAATGTAACTCAAGCTTACGATATAGAAATAGTTGGCAGTTGTTGCTATAATTTGCTCGTCTTCACTGAAAATACCTGCAACAGGCTTGATAAAAAGGTATAAAACAATTGCTGCCATTGCGCCAAGGTAGAATGATGCTTTTCCTCCAAAAACGATAGCTTCTTCGATACGTTGAACCAGTTTTGCACCAAAGTTTTGAGCAATAAATGGTGTAGAAGCTGTACAGACTGCCATAATTCCGATAAGTAATAAAGTCTCTATTCTGCTGGCTACACCAAAAGAAGCAACTGTATCGGCACTAACTTTTCCTAAAAGAAAAGTGACTAACATGAGTGTAAATGGTGAAATGAGTTGGGTTAAAACCGAAGGCAATCCTAGTTGGAAAAGTGATTGAAGAATTGTTTTATAGGCTGAAAAATCTTCTGAAGAAATACTTAAAAGTCTTTCTTGAAATAAAAAGATAGCCATACAGATAAAAATAAAAACCCAAGAAACGACAGTGCCTATGGCAACTCCTTGAATGCCCATTTGAGGAAATCCGAATTTTCCGAAGATTAAGACATAATTGAGAATGAGATTGATAACTCCTGCTATTCCGAATACAATTTCGGGCTTACTTGCCATTCCTTTGGTTCTTAAAATAGAGCCTGCAACGATTCCCACAGATAGTAATGGCATTCCTAGATAAAGTGGAACCATATAAGCTTTAATGTCTGCTATCAGAGCAGCATTTGCACCTAATAAACTGAAAACGCTATCAATAGAGCTGATTCCTATAGCCGTAAATACAAGTCCGACTACAAAACTAATGA
Coding sequences within:
- a CDS encoding RluA family pseudouridine synthase, giving the protein MEMDENYDNGQFAGKLKTDTDHTQQFKVNQKEKSVQQEPNFDHSIEEDLEILKLTVTENQELLRIDKFLMNRLPNITRNKVQKGITRGEVLVNEQIVKPNYKIRPGDEIVIYLPEKEAPTDVIPQDIPLNIIYEDDQLLVINKEPGMVVHPGHNNWENTLVNALAYHFKDLPTACNGEDKPGIVHRIDKDTSGLLVIAKTDHAMYHLSRQFYYHTIDRMYYALVWGEPEEDHGTIEGYIGRSYTDRRQSMVYPEGEVGKYAVTHYRVLKRMRYVSLIQCQLETGRTHQIRVHMKSIGHTLFGDVMYGGNKVLKGVKTSKYKQFIDNQLALLPRQGLHAKTLGFIHPTTGKYMQFDSELPEDIHQVMERWENYVQYD
- a CDS encoding sensor histidine kinase, with translation MSKKLKNIILKIEGDPGTFSFEHRMLNMGSFLACIGYLTFLVTSPYIFQHLIFLITCILSFVGFATLYFFTRTNRFVKNAAFVWGALLLLGLNIGYFFSDGWRGLGSTMMFMVGLALIYMVTPTKSHKYIYTTALINYLGLHTLDYFFDLSYPFLTSEIAYLDTLFVTWFAFWGSYSVLRLSKRDFEEKRREVEKQNQQLEKSIEKQQNLANVKDLILGISSHQYKTPLTIIKGNLEMVKMTWNSDMERRDELFEKSIFRIERAIDRANELIQDVMKYHQADDLELELEETCILGLIESLADEIKDVDPEKRDVTLKVSGDPFCIVADPKQLGIVFTNLISNSLKYSKGAASPIISLEFDESKLVAQIQDFGVGIAEEELQNIFEPFYRSEDQSKTIQGNGLGLFITKKIIHKHGFNISVDSIINHGSKFRIEMPKLPKPISDDQIVNA
- a CDS encoding DUF3575 domain-containing protein, which gives rise to MRCILIFVCLLLPSFTLAQVEYDSTITKNRKNVIRWNITPRILFGANNLVFGYERVLGKHQSLSMNFGVLEFPSLVDIRVGDFLISGENRNRGFDFALDYRRYFKKRNRGLPPDGLYIGPYALLYTFELENSISRIDAMNQSTDIIPIVSKFNVLNIGFELGYQFVFFRRFTLDLIMFGPSLGLYNATLKLDSDFSGDQGEFYDELQDAIEDKFPGLEELLDEGISARGTFSTWTLGLRYVIQIGILF
- a CDS encoding phosphatase PAP2 family protein yields the protein MPFILLVFLCICMNSKYACAQVLEEEKKKKEKNYTQSHLNFNISEKESVTKKQKAWVKPTVIPASLILGGYAISQASNINQYVKEKRDYFAPDFKHNYDDYLAGYLYLVPVGLEAVGVKGKHKFYRTAIAVGASRLIADVVAYQMKRGFNHTRPSGGDHSFPSAHTTFAFVGAHAIHKEYGEVHPLYSVLGYTLAATTGVTRILNNAHWVGDVVAGAGVGIGSVELGYWLTGLAFKEKGKQNPEAYLSAYVPSDEAEGYFGFKTAMTVPLGEISDYYKSTGFGFGIESGYYIGENFGVGLDVMMGMYEVKDQFSQTSLPSDVQEKGMSSIHATIGPIYRNKIADKLNFVANAGIGYAKINGGQLRTSEGNTDSSTEDSNTLFGHTNSSSVAYQLGTGLDYQFVKTWSVGFRASYRGSTKGVKLIDKIGEAPTPSQSYNLNSLDFGINISKLF
- a CDS encoding alginate export family protein produces the protein MKKLLLALLLFLDIQGIVQAQFGPIKNLRYQDDFSDLKSDSIQAKGTDKLKFIPIGKNITLSFGGEIREWYELRVNSNFGDLPPEFIEDKNGVIQHRIMLHADAWFGERFRVFSQLNNTNEFGSPNEPISEIVVDGLGLHQLFGEFHFDVKDSSHSTFVRLGRQEFDFGNGLLISSREGPNNRLAFDAASFIYNNKKFDLHLFGGTPVIINPEVFDNTRIEEYLWGSYLNARKQKDIKLDLYYFGFKSERRSFNWVNGEQTRHTVGTRAWHYSPTFRLEAESMYQFGKFNDLKINAFNFSAELAYVFDKVFLKPSIGLAGSYITGDQNNSDNELNTFDPLYPKPLFGFAAPLGPSNITNIRPIVGLQPVKGMMMNASVYFLSRQSIEDGNYSPGVQQVRPFPEFESDAKSIGTQYALDIFYVPNPHLTFLSFMSYLEPGDYVTETGNGKSSFFVSLSAAYKF